One segment of Macrotis lagotis isolate mMagLag1 chromosome 1, bilby.v1.9.chrom.fasta, whole genome shotgun sequence DNA contains the following:
- the SNAI1 gene encoding zinc finger protein SNAI1, giving the protein MPRSFLVKKHFSASKKPNYSELESQTVIVSPQLYDQSYPMLAIPAPEVLSPAICYPPLVWDSGLLSSFFTPMPATAPGPPEEPKALDLTSLSSDDYDSGKGSDPPSPVSPEEEAEKFPCGQCPESYTTLPSPSKHQQLPHSEDTQPRKSFICKVCEKEYVSLGALKMHIRSHTLPCVCKICGKAFSRPWLLQGHIRTHTGEKPFSCTHCSRAFADRSNLRAHLQTHSDVKKYQCKSCSRTFSRMSLLHKHEETGCSGSR; this is encoded by the exons ATGCCTCGCTCCTTTCTCGTCAAGAAGCACTTCTCCGCCAGCAAGAAGCCCAACTACAGCGAGCTGGAGAGCCAGACAG TGATCGTGTCTCCCCAGCTGTATGACCAGTCCTACCCGATGCTGGCCATCCCGGCGCCAGAGGTCCTCAGCCCGGCTATCTGCTACCCTCCCCTGGTCTGGGACAGTGGGTTGCTCTCTAGCTTCTTTACTCCCATGCCAGCGACTGCCCCTGGACCCCCAGAAGAGCCCAAGGCCCTGGACCTGACTTCTCTATCCAGTGATGATTATGATAGCGGCAAAGGATCAGATCCCCCAAGCCCAGTCTCCCCAGAAGAGGAGGCGGAGAAGTTCCCTTGTGGTCAGTGCCCCGAATCCTACACCACCTTGCCCAGCCCCTCCAAACACCAGCAGCTCCCGCACAGTGAAGATACCCAGCCTAGGAAGTCCTTCATCTGCAAGGTCTGTGAGAAGGAGTACGTGAGCCTCGGCGCCCTCAAAATGCACATCCGAAGCCACACGCTTCCCTGCGTCTGCAAGATTTGCGGGAAGGCCTTCTCCCGACCCTGGCTGTTGCAGGGTCACATCAGGACCCATACAG GGGAAAAGCCCTTCTCCTGCACACACTGCAGCCGAGCTTTTGCTGACCGCTCCAACCTCAGGGCCCACCTGCAGACCCACTCCGATGTTAAGAAGTACCAGTGTAAAAGCTGTTCCCGGACTTTCTCTCGAATGTCCCTGCTCCATAAGCACGAGGAGACGGGCTGCTCAGGCTCCCGCTAA